One Phycisphaera mikurensis NBRC 102666 DNA window includes the following coding sequences:
- a CDS encoding alpha/beta fold hydrolase, producing the protein MRHTLASDRFGAASSGRPVVFVHGAFVTHAMGRSALPASLIDQHPCLSVGLPGHAGSPPGAWADATAEGLADLLAATLREAGIGDDAAVVGHSLGGLAALCLACRRPGRVAAVACVSGTAGGLFRGGEHATPLQRVAVAAAASPTAFQLGVRLGSCSVLLHRWLAGLAAGDAAALRRSPGFRAASRAYLPALWRAPTEPMRRALRALAGLDLRENLPELALPTLFLHGGADPVFPVGAAGDAAAACSAARLAVLPGVGHLPMFEAPAACGRTLQAWIDSIDR; encoded by the coding sequence ATGCGGCACACGCTCGCCTCCGACCGCTTCGGCGCCGCCTCTTCCGGGCGCCCCGTCGTCTTCGTGCACGGGGCGTTCGTGACGCACGCGATGGGCCGGTCGGCGCTGCCGGCGTCGCTGATCGACCAGCACCCGTGCCTGTCGGTCGGGCTGCCCGGGCACGCGGGCTCCCCGCCGGGGGCCTGGGCGGACGCGACGGCGGAAGGGCTCGCGGACCTCTTGGCGGCGACGCTCCGGGAAGCGGGGATCGGCGACGACGCCGCGGTCGTCGGCCACTCGCTCGGCGGGCTGGCGGCGCTGTGCCTGGCGTGCCGCCGGCCCGGGCGGGTGGCGGCGGTGGCCTGCGTGTCGGGCACGGCCGGCGGCCTCTTCCGCGGGGGCGAGCACGCGACGCCGCTGCAGCGGGTTGCGGTGGCGGCGGCGGCGAGCCCGACGGCCTTCCAGTTGGGGGTGCGGCTGGGCTCGTGCTCGGTCTTGCTGCACCGCTGGCTGGCGGGCCTCGCGGCGGGCGACGCCGCGGCGCTGCGGCGGAGCCCGGGCTTCCGGGCCGCCTCCCGGGCCTACCTGCCGGCGCTGTGGCGGGCACCGACCGAGCCGATGCGGCGGGCCCTGCGGGCGCTGGCGGGGCTGGACCTGCGCGAGAACCTGCCGGAGCTCGCCTTGCCGACGCTGTTCCTCCATGGCGGAGCCGACCCGGTGTTCCCGGTCGGCGCCGCCGGAGACGCGGCGGCGGCCTGTTCCGCCGCCCGCCTGGCGGTCCTGCCCGGCGTGGGGCACCTGCCGATGTTCGAGGCGCCCGCCGCGTGCGGCCGGACGCTGCAGGCGTGGATCGATTCGATCGATCGATGA
- the tilS gene encoding tRNA lysidine(34) synthetase TilS, translated as MDGSSSTREVRAALAASLTATGLAGSGTLLIACSGGGDSVALLRALLDLRGKRGFAYALRVAHVDHGLRSESGRDAAWVAALAASLGVAAATLRIDCDGLGNPEARARVRRYAALADAAAAAGAAAVLTAHSADDQLETLLMRLIRGAGTRGMSGIPAERPLAPGVRLVRPLLRVPRDTLRAFLAEREQPFLHDPTNDDPSRLRARLRRDVLPVLADVRPGVAGNAVALAEDLRDADHALAWAARGVVFPLSRGDARALPAAVLHAALRRELDAAGVPADRRNRDRRRAMVRACRDGSGAVRVFELAPLQLRVERDRVRLIRGDGRGAQEQPPRPRRRSRPRSA; from the coding sequence GTGGACGGCTCGTCGTCAACGCGAGAGGTGAGGGCGGCGCTCGCGGCGTCGCTGACCGCAACCGGGCTCGCCGGGAGCGGCACGCTCTTGATCGCGTGCTCGGGCGGCGGCGACTCGGTGGCTCTGCTGCGTGCGCTGCTGGATCTCCGCGGCAAGCGCGGCTTCGCGTACGCCCTCCGCGTGGCCCACGTCGACCACGGCTTGCGCTCGGAGAGCGGGCGGGACGCCGCGTGGGTCGCCGCTCTCGCCGCGTCTTTGGGCGTGGCCGCGGCCACGCTGCGGATCGACTGCGACGGCTTGGGGAACCCGGAGGCGCGGGCACGCGTGCGTCGCTACGCGGCGCTCGCCGACGCGGCGGCGGCCGCGGGCGCCGCCGCCGTGCTGACCGCCCACTCCGCGGACGACCAGCTCGAGACGCTGCTGATGCGGCTGATCCGCGGCGCCGGGACCCGCGGCATGTCGGGGATCCCGGCCGAGCGCCCGCTCGCTCCCGGCGTCCGCCTCGTCCGCCCGCTGCTGCGCGTCCCCCGCGACACGCTCCGGGCCTTCCTCGCCGAGCGGGAGCAGCCCTTCCTGCACGACCCGACCAACGACGATCCCTCCCGCCTCCGCGCCCGCCTCCGGCGCGACGTGCTGCCCGTGCTCGCCGACGTGCGGCCCGGCGTCGCCGGGAACGCCGTCGCGCTCGCGGAGGACCTGCGCGACGCCGACCACGCCCTCGCCTGGGCCGCACGCGGCGTCGTCTTCCCGCTCTCCCGCGGGGATGCGCGGGCGCTGCCGGCGGCCGTGCTGCACGCCGCGCTTCGTCGCGAGCTCGACGCCGCCGGCGTGCCCGCCGATCGGCGGAACCGGGACCGACGCCGCGCGATGGTCCGCGCCTGCCGCGACGGGAGCGGGGCGGTGCGGGTCTTCGAGCTGGCGCCGCTGCAGCTGCGCGTCGAGCGGGACCGCGTGCGTCTGATCCGCGGCGACGGTCGCGGGGCCCAGGAGCAGCCGCCGCGGCCCCGTCGCCGCTCCCGCCCCCGCTCCGCGTGA
- a CDS encoding ABC transporter ATP-binding protein produces the protein MSRTQASSTRFEQWKVTARARRENNEDTQMDGSAVSRDRNRGILEMIGAFWRILGHHRWMMAASLAVLSVATLLALAPPYAVKIVFDSVLGDVPLPGPARSWFGGLGTRSLALAVVVAAVVLSLAAVLLGLWSRWQATRISKRVQVDARTDLFEHASRLPLHRVQELKSGGVSSLLRDDAGAIGELLFNMIYNPWKAVVQLCGSLAVLAFIDWRLLALGLAVLPLVWITHRTWISRIRPIWRSIRGTRREIDGDATETFGGMRIVRGFGRARTETNAFVRGNDYMIRQELHGWWWMRGVDTAWAVLIPLASSLLLLYGAYRILGDREAVAAGALAAGQALTIGELTIFLLYLGMLLGPISTLAATATQLQNGLAAMERVLDVMDEPREFADVAARRGDTPPAKLDRDVVLGRVELKHVGFRYPKSGKAVLSDVSLLAEPGTTTAFVGPSGAGKTTLCNLIARFYDVTSGSITLDGRDLRDVDVDSYRRLLGIVEQDVFLFDGTIRDNIAYGRRDATPQMIEAAARDANAHGFILDLEHGYDTKIGERGVKLSGGQRQRLAIARAVLADPRVLILDEATSALDTESERLIQGSLARLMEDRTSFVIAHRLSTITGADQIVVIDRGEVLERGTHAELMEAGGVYRGMIRVQLESGGVEEAALAGG, from the coding sequence ATGAGCAGGACGCAAGCGTCATCCACGCGATTCGAGCAGTGGAAGGTGACCGCGAGGGCGCGGCGGGAGAACAACGAGGACACGCAGATGGACGGCTCGGCCGTCTCCCGCGATCGCAACCGCGGGATCCTGGAGATGATCGGGGCGTTCTGGCGGATCCTCGGGCACCACCGGTGGATGATGGCCGCCTCGCTGGCGGTGCTCTCGGTGGCGACGCTTCTGGCGCTGGCACCGCCGTACGCGGTGAAGATCGTCTTCGATTCGGTGCTCGGCGACGTCCCGCTGCCGGGCCCGGCCCGGAGTTGGTTCGGCGGGCTGGGCACGCGGAGTCTCGCCCTCGCGGTCGTCGTCGCGGCGGTGGTCCTCAGCCTCGCGGCGGTGCTGCTGGGCCTCTGGTCGCGCTGGCAGGCCACCCGCATCAGCAAGCGGGTGCAGGTGGACGCGCGGACGGACCTGTTCGAGCACGCCTCGCGCCTGCCCCTGCACCGGGTCCAGGAGCTGAAGTCCGGCGGCGTGAGCAGCCTGCTCCGCGACGACGCGGGCGCGATCGGCGAGCTGCTCTTCAACATGATCTACAACCCGTGGAAGGCGGTCGTCCAGCTGTGCGGATCGCTGGCCGTCCTCGCCTTCATCGATTGGCGCCTGCTGGCGCTCGGGCTCGCCGTGCTGCCGCTGGTGTGGATCACCCACCGGACGTGGATCAGCCGGATCCGCCCGATCTGGCGGAGCATCCGCGGCACGCGGCGGGAGATCGACGGCGACGCGACCGAGACCTTCGGCGGCATGCGGATCGTCCGCGGCTTCGGGCGGGCCCGCACCGAGACCAACGCCTTCGTGCGTGGCAACGACTACATGATCCGCCAGGAGCTGCACGGCTGGTGGTGGATGCGCGGCGTGGACACCGCCTGGGCGGTGCTGATCCCGCTGGCGAGCTCGCTGCTGCTGCTGTACGGGGCGTACCGCATCCTCGGCGACCGCGAGGCCGTCGCGGCCGGTGCCCTCGCGGCGGGGCAGGCGCTCACGATCGGCGAGCTGACGATCTTCCTTCTGTACCTGGGCATGCTGCTGGGTCCGATCTCCACGCTCGCCGCGACCGCGACGCAGCTGCAGAACGGGCTCGCCGCGATGGAGCGCGTGCTGGACGTGATGGACGAGCCGCGGGAGTTCGCGGACGTCGCGGCCCGGCGCGGCGACACGCCGCCGGCGAAGCTCGACCGGGACGTGGTGCTCGGGCGGGTCGAGCTCAAGCACGTCGGGTTCCGCTACCCCAAGAGCGGGAAGGCGGTGCTCAGCGACGTCAGCCTCCTGGCCGAGCCGGGCACGACCACCGCCTTCGTGGGCCCCTCCGGCGCCGGCAAGACGACGCTCTGCAACCTCATCGCCCGCTTCTACGACGTCACCAGCGGGAGCATCACGCTCGACGGCCGCGACCTGCGGGACGTCGACGTCGACAGCTACCGGCGGTTGCTGGGCATCGTCGAGCAGGACGTGTTCCTCTTCGACGGGACGATCCGCGACAACATTGCCTACGGCCGCCGCGACGCGACGCCGCAGATGATCGAGGCCGCGGCCCGCGACGCGAACGCGCACGGCTTCATCCTCGACCTCGAGCACGGCTACGACACGAAGATCGGCGAGCGCGGCGTGAAGCTCTCCGGCGGGCAGCGCCAGCGCCTCGCGATCGCCCGCGCGGTGCTCGCGGACCCGCGGGTGCTGATCCTCGACGAGGCGACCTCGGCGCTGGACACCGAGAGCGAGCGGCTGATCCAGGGCTCGCTCGCGCGGCTGATGGAGGACCGGACCAGCTTCGTCATCGCCCACCGGCTGTCGACGATCACCGGGGCGGACCAGATCGTGGTGATCGACCGCGGCGAGGTGCTCGAGCGCGGGACGCACGCGGAGCTGATGGAGGCCGGCGGGGTGTACCGGGGCATGATCCGGGTGCAGCTGGAGTCCGGCGGCGTCGAAGAGGCCGCTCTGGCGGGGGGTTGA
- a CDS encoding MGH1-like glycoside hydrolase domain-containing protein, with product MQHFKPGNPPRDTSTREHKRLREDADRAVNWKRWGPYLSDRQWGTVREDYSPDGSCWDFFPHEEAHARVYRWGEDGLLGYTDRECRLCFGLALWNGRDDVLKERLYGLTGPQGNHGEDVKERYWYLDATPTNSYLKAAYHYPQAAFPYEALREENAKRGVEDPEYEVEDTGVFDDGRYFDVVVEYAKAAANDTLIRITVRNEAPDGGPQTIDVLPQVWFRNTWVWGCEHEGCTLRPGMWADEGVGPGSSRIRTDHESLGRFSLHCGGNPQQPGMDPPLLFTENLTNTSLLYGDPEGAKQTKDSFGRWLIDGEEDAVSPRQRGTKASPHYRLTLAPGESATLRLRLRDDEAGPTEPEETLGTGFEETFRKRIEEADAFYATVIPADLPLDDLRVSRQAYAGLVWCKQFYHYIVDVWLEGDPDMPHPPESRETDEARNTHWRHLFARDILSMPDKWEYPWFAAWDTGFHMVAMSRIDGGFAKDQLELFLREWYMHPNGQLPAYEFAFGDVNPPVHAWAVWRVYKMTAERGQRDRAFLASCFQKLLLNFTWWVNRKDPQGHNIFGGGFLGLDNIGLFDRSQPLPDGNRLVQSDGTAWMAFYCSTMMAMAMELADTSQPDGRAYADMASKFFEHFVNIAEAMNTLGGSGLWDQEDGFYYDQLIVEDTTDADAGTPQATTETIPLKVQSLVGLMPLIAVETFKRERIDRLPGFKKRLDWFFKNRRDLAKTITSMVDDESADADTQRVRSDRFLLALPSRRRLEKVLRHLFAEEEFFSDYGIRSLSKKHAEEPFEMELNGKELSVDYVPGESNTHMFGGNSNWRGPIWFPINYLLMEALQRYGHFYGDSLKVEVPTGSGNWMNLHDASKELARRLSRLCRPDEQGRALFHEYFHGDTGRGCGASHQTGWTSLIARCLEEAKK from the coding sequence ATCCAGCACTTCAAGCCCGGGAACCCGCCGCGGGACACCTCGACCCGGGAGCACAAGCGGCTCCGGGAAGACGCCGACCGCGCCGTCAACTGGAAGCGGTGGGGCCCGTACCTCAGCGACCGGCAGTGGGGGACGGTGCGCGAGGACTACTCCCCCGACGGGAGCTGCTGGGACTTCTTTCCCCACGAGGAGGCGCACGCCCGCGTCTACCGGTGGGGCGAGGACGGGCTTCTGGGCTACACCGACCGCGAGTGCCGGCTGTGCTTCGGCCTCGCGCTGTGGAACGGCAGGGACGACGTCCTCAAGGAACGCCTCTACGGCCTCACCGGCCCGCAGGGCAACCACGGCGAGGACGTGAAGGAGCGTTACTGGTACCTCGACGCCACCCCCACCAACAGCTACCTGAAGGCGGCCTACCACTACCCCCAGGCCGCCTTCCCGTACGAGGCCCTCAGGGAGGAGAACGCCAAGCGGGGCGTCGAGGACCCCGAGTACGAGGTCGAGGACACCGGCGTCTTCGACGACGGCCGCTACTTCGACGTCGTCGTGGAGTACGCCAAAGCCGCGGCCAACGACACGCTCATCCGCATCACCGTCCGCAACGAGGCCCCCGACGGCGGGCCGCAGACGATCGACGTGCTGCCGCAGGTGTGGTTCCGCAACACCTGGGTGTGGGGCTGCGAGCACGAGGGCTGCACCCTGCGGCCGGGCATGTGGGCCGACGAGGGCGTGGGCCCCGGCTCGTCGCGTATCCGCACCGACCACGAGAGCCTCGGCCGCTTCTCGCTGCACTGCGGCGGCAACCCCCAGCAGCCCGGGATGGACCCGCCGCTGCTCTTCACCGAGAACCTCACCAACACGTCGCTGCTCTACGGCGACCCGGAGGGCGCGAAGCAGACCAAGGACAGCTTCGGGCGCTGGCTGATCGACGGCGAGGAGGACGCCGTTTCGCCGCGTCAGCGGGGCACGAAGGCGTCGCCGCACTACCGCCTCACGCTCGCACCGGGCGAGTCCGCGACGCTGAGGCTCCGCCTGCGGGACGACGAGGCGGGGCCGACCGAGCCCGAGGAGACGCTGGGCACCGGCTTCGAGGAAACCTTTCGGAAGCGCATCGAGGAGGCGGACGCGTTCTACGCGACGGTGATCCCCGCGGACCTGCCGCTGGACGACCTCCGCGTCAGCCGGCAGGCCTACGCCGGGCTCGTGTGGTGCAAGCAGTTCTACCACTACATCGTCGACGTCTGGCTGGAGGGCGACCCCGACATGCCGCACCCGCCGGAGAGCCGGGAGACCGACGAGGCGCGGAACACCCACTGGCGGCACCTGTTCGCGCGGGACATCCTCTCGATGCCCGACAAGTGGGAGTACCCCTGGTTCGCCGCCTGGGACACCGGCTTCCACATGGTGGCGATGAGCCGCATCGACGGCGGCTTCGCCAAGGACCAGCTGGAGCTGTTCCTCCGCGAGTGGTACATGCACCCCAACGGGCAGCTGCCGGCTTACGAGTTCGCCTTCGGCGACGTCAACCCCCCGGTCCACGCCTGGGCGGTCTGGCGCGTCTACAAGATGACGGCGGAGCGCGGCCAGCGCGATCGCGCCTTCCTGGCGAGCTGCTTCCAGAAGCTGCTGCTCAACTTCACCTGGTGGGTGAACCGGAAGGACCCCCAGGGCCACAACATCTTCGGCGGCGGCTTCCTGGGCCTCGACAACATCGGCCTCTTCGACCGCAGCCAGCCGCTGCCCGACGGCAACCGCCTCGTGCAGAGCGACGGCACCGCGTGGATGGCCTTCTACTGCTCGACGATGATGGCGATGGCGATGGAGCTCGCGGACACCAGCCAGCCCGACGGCCGGGCCTACGCCGACATGGCCAGCAAGTTCTTCGAGCACTTCGTCAACATCGCCGAGGCGATGAACACCCTCGGCGGCAGCGGGCTCTGGGACCAGGAAGACGGGTTCTACTACGACCAGCTGATCGTGGAGGACACCACCGACGCCGACGCGGGCACTCCCCAAGCCACGACCGAGACGATCCCGCTGAAGGTGCAGAGCCTCGTGGGCTTGATGCCGCTGATCGCGGTGGAGACCTTCAAGCGCGAGCGGATCGACCGCCTGCCCGGCTTCAAGAAGCGGTTGGACTGGTTCTTCAAGAACCGCCGCGACCTCGCGAAGACCATCACCTCGATGGTGGACGACGAGTCCGCCGACGCGGACACGCAGCGAGTCCGCAGCGACCGCTTCCTGCTCGCGCTGCCGTCGCGCCGCCGGCTGGAGAAGGTGCTCCGGCACCTCTTCGCCGAGGAGGAATTCTTCAGCGACTACGGCATCCGCTCGCTCTCGAAGAAACACGCCGAGGAGCCCTTCGAGATGGAGCTCAACGGGAAGGAGCTCTCCGTCGACTACGTCCCCGGCGAGAGCAACACCCACATGTTCGGCGGCAACAGCAACTGGCGGGGGCCGATCTGGTTCCCGATCAACTACCTGCTGATGGAGGCGCTGCAGCGGTACGGGCACTTCTACGGCGACAGCCTGAAGGTGGAGGTGCCCACCGGCAGCGGCAACTGGATGAACCTCCACGACGCCAGCAAGGAGCTGGCACGCCGCCTCTCGCGCCTCTGCCGACCCGACGAGCAGGGCCGCGCCCTCTTCCACGAGTACTTCCACGGGGACACCGGCCGCGGCTGCGGCGCCAGCCACCAGACCGGATGGACCTCGCTGATCGCCCGCTGCCTTGAAGAGGCCAAGAAGTAG
- a CDS encoding PTS sugar transporter subunit IIA: MKLTSLLTPACIRIPLSSTDKQDAIFELADLLVEQTGVEDPEELKAAIWKRETTRTTGIGGGIAVPHGKTDGVDSLRMAIGRTKEPLDFGSIDGKPVELIILLASPIDQTGPHITALSKISQMLIDVAVRGQMKACTNGEEMYELIKQLESSSV, translated from the coding sequence ATGAAGCTGACCTCCCTGCTGACCCCCGCGTGCATCCGCATCCCGCTGTCTTCGACGGACAAGCAGGACGCCATCTTCGAGCTCGCCGACCTGCTCGTCGAGCAGACCGGCGTCGAGGATCCCGAAGAGCTCAAGGCTGCGATCTGGAAGCGGGAGACCACCCGCACCACCGGCATCGGCGGCGGCATCGCGGTGCCCCACGGCAAGACGGATGGCGTGGACAGCCTCCGGATGGCGATCGGCCGCACGAAGGAGCCGCTGGACTTTGGCAGCATCGATGGCAAGCCCGTCGAGCTCATCATCTTGCTCGCGAGCCCGATCGACCAGACCGGCCCGCACATCACCGCCCTCTCCAAGATCAGCCAGATGCTCATCGATGTCGCCGTGCGCGGGCAGATGAAAGCCTGCACGAACGGCGAGGAGATGTACGAGCTGATCAAGCAGCTCGAGTCCTCGTCGGTCTGA
- the recQ gene encoding DNA helicase RecQ, with protein sequence MSATSEPVTPPDRTACDQEAVPPSAPAALLAPLKRAFGHGGFRPMQQRIVEDAVAGRDVLVILPTGGGKSLCYQLPAVAEAEAWEQRREGPRPMTVVVSPLIALMQNQVEALRANGVKAGYLNSSMDFEEARRVQHEAETGGLDLVYLAPERMMSEHGRAWLSRLHVTRFAIDEAHCISAWGHDFRPEYRMLGELRTGFGDRFRGVPMMALTATATPRVADDVVAQLGLGGDAKPGEAGAVAVHRGGFERPNLFYEVRPKRKVVEQIAAMLEADDTAEGIVYCGSRKKCEEIAEQLQAAGLPALPYHAGLDAETRAENQHGFIYGDCRLVAATIAFGMGVDKPDVRFVVHADLPQNLEGYYQETGRAGRDGLPGKCVLFYSGGDRARVEFFINKKEDPQEREHAQEQLEKMIKYCHTTGCRTAFVLRHFGDELARVAPATGAHAGGEAGVERPPGRCGHCDNCVNPPKTRDVTQDARKLLSAIARTGQRYGLSYVFDVLRGSRAAKVLEREHDGLSVHGIGKDQPVGHWRALAEHLVQEGHLAFTHDGFRVALLTATSKDVMRGEVPVELAVSRAVDPRAGGPESERMAQGKRRRAAAAQAELSPDAADLFEKLRALRAELAEEQGVPPYIVFGDATLLEMATRRPQSDHELLAISGVGQTKLQRYGDPFRQAIREA encoded by the coding sequence GTGAGCGCCACCTCCGAGCCCGTCACCCCGCCCGACCGAACGGCTTGCGATCAGGAGGCCGTGCCGCCGTCGGCTCCGGCGGCTCTGCTCGCCCCGCTGAAGCGGGCCTTCGGGCATGGCGGGTTCCGGCCGATGCAGCAGCGGATCGTCGAGGACGCCGTCGCCGGGCGGGACGTGCTGGTCATCCTGCCCACCGGCGGCGGCAAGAGCCTGTGCTATCAGCTGCCGGCCGTGGCCGAAGCGGAGGCCTGGGAGCAGCGGCGGGAGGGCCCGCGGCCGATGACGGTGGTGGTGTCCCCGCTGATCGCCCTCATGCAGAACCAGGTGGAGGCGCTCCGCGCCAACGGCGTCAAGGCAGGCTACCTCAACTCGTCCATGGACTTCGAGGAGGCCCGCCGCGTGCAGCACGAGGCCGAAACCGGCGGGCTGGACCTGGTCTACCTCGCTCCCGAGCGGATGATGAGCGAGCACGGCCGCGCGTGGCTGTCGCGGCTGCACGTCACCCGCTTCGCCATCGACGAGGCGCACTGCATCAGCGCGTGGGGGCACGACTTCCGCCCCGAGTACCGCATGCTCGGCGAGCTGCGGACCGGCTTCGGCGACCGCTTCCGGGGCGTGCCGATGATGGCGCTCACCGCGACCGCCACGCCCCGCGTCGCCGACGACGTGGTGGCGCAGCTGGGCCTCGGCGGCGACGCGAAGCCCGGCGAGGCCGGCGCGGTCGCGGTCCACCGCGGCGGGTTCGAGCGGCCCAACCTCTTCTACGAGGTGCGCCCCAAGCGGAAGGTGGTCGAGCAGATCGCCGCGATGCTCGAGGCCGACGACACCGCCGAGGGCATCGTCTACTGCGGCAGCCGCAAGAAGTGCGAGGAGATCGCCGAGCAGCTGCAGGCCGCCGGCCTGCCGGCGCTCCCGTACCACGCCGGGCTCGACGCGGAGACCCGCGCGGAGAACCAGCACGGCTTCATCTACGGCGACTGCCGGCTCGTCGCCGCGACGATCGCTTTCGGCATGGGGGTGGACAAGCCGGACGTCCGCTTCGTGGTGCACGCCGACCTGCCGCAGAACCTCGAGGGCTACTACCAGGAAACCGGCCGCGCCGGCCGCGACGGCCTGCCCGGCAAGTGCGTGCTCTTCTACTCCGGCGGCGACCGGGCCCGCGTGGAGTTCTTCATTAACAAGAAGGAGGACCCCCAGGAGCGTGAGCACGCCCAGGAGCAGCTCGAGAAGATGATCAAGTACTGCCACACGACGGGGTGCCGCACGGCCTTCGTCCTGCGGCACTTCGGCGACGAGCTGGCCCGGGTCGCGCCCGCGACCGGTGCCCACGCCGGCGGCGAGGCCGGCGTGGAGCGACCGCCGGGCCGGTGCGGCCACTGCGACAACTGCGTGAACCCGCCGAAGACCAGGGACGTGACCCAGGACGCGCGGAAGCTGCTCTCGGCCATCGCCCGGACCGGCCAGCGTTACGGCCTTTCCTACGTCTTCGACGTGCTGCGGGGATCGCGGGCGGCCAAGGTGCTCGAACGCGAGCACGACGGCCTCTCGGTGCACGGGATCGGCAAAGACCAGCCTGTCGGCCACTGGCGGGCGCTGGCCGAGCACCTGGTGCAGGAGGGCCACCTCGCCTTCACCCACGACGGCTTCCGGGTCGCGCTGCTGACGGCGACGAGCAAGGACGTCATGCGGGGCGAGGTCCCGGTGGAGCTTGCGGTGAGTCGCGCCGTCGACCCCCGCGCGGGCGGGCCCGAAAGCGAGCGGATGGCGCAGGGCAAGCGGCGCCGCGCCGCCGCCGCGCAAGCCGAGCTCTCCCCCGACGCGGCGGACCTCTTCGAGAAGCTGCGGGCGCTGCGGGCCGAGCTCGCCGAGGAGCAGGGCGTGCCGCCCTACATCGTCTTCGGCGACGCGACGCTGCTGGAGATGGCGACGCGTCGGCCGCAGAGCGACCACGAGCTGCTGGCGATCTCAGGCGTCGGGCAGACGAAGCTGCAGCGCTACGGGGACCCATTCCGCCAGGCGATCCGGGAGGCTTGA
- a CDS encoding cofactor-independent phosphoglycerate mutase, giving the protein MKNVLIIPDGAADAPLEQLDGRTAFEAAKTPNLDALSGRGRLGTARTTPRGMPCGSDVCTMSLLGYDPARYHTGRAPLEAAAGGVAMGPQDWVFRVNLVHIADQRMRDHSAGHISSGEGARLMADFAERFDRPGFRFHPGVSYRNLMTDVSERGRAEGEVIESWDRVKTTPPHDILEAPIRRHLPVGGPLAEDLTRLIAESEVFLRDHEVNRTRRENGELPATHLWPWGQGRKPAMPTFEQRFGKRGAMITAVDLLAGIGSFLGLDRLDVPGQTSYHDNDYAATGRHAAEAIAGYDFLVVHVEAPDEASHAGDAATKVKAIEAIDRHVVGPVVDALKAARGDDGEWRVLVMPDHHTRVSTRMHDPTPVPFLLAGYKVGGVVRRTLTEKNAEASDLHVQHGHELMELFLRRPK; this is encoded by the coding sequence ATGAAGAACGTGCTGATCATCCCGGACGGCGCGGCGGACGCGCCGCTGGAGCAGCTCGACGGGCGGACCGCGTTCGAGGCGGCGAAAACGCCGAACCTCGACGCGCTCTCGGGGCGGGGGAGGCTCGGCACGGCGAGGACGACGCCCCGGGGCATGCCCTGCGGGAGCGACGTGTGCACGATGTCGCTGCTGGGCTACGACCCGGCGAGGTACCACACGGGCCGGGCTCCGCTGGAGGCGGCGGCCGGGGGCGTCGCGATGGGTCCGCAGGACTGGGTCTTCCGCGTCAATCTGGTCCACATCGCGGACCAGCGGATGCGGGATCACTCCGCGGGGCACATCTCCTCCGGCGAGGGGGCGCGGCTGATGGCCGACTTCGCGGAGCGCTTCGACCGGCCCGGTTTCCGCTTCCACCCCGGCGTCAGCTACCGCAACCTGATGACCGACGTGAGCGAGCGTGGCCGGGCGGAGGGGGAGGTGATCGAGTCGTGGGACCGGGTGAAGACGACGCCGCCGCACGACATCCTCGAAGCGCCGATCCGCAGGCACCTGCCCGTGGGCGGCCCGCTGGCGGAGGATCTCACGCGCCTGATCGCCGAGAGCGAGGTGTTCCTGCGCGACCACGAGGTCAACCGGACGCGCCGGGAGAACGGCGAGCTCCCGGCGACGCACCTGTGGCCCTGGGGGCAGGGCCGCAAGCCGGCGATGCCCACCTTCGAGCAGCGCTTCGGCAAGAGAGGGGCGATGATCACCGCGGTGGACCTGCTGGCGGGCATCGGGAGCTTCCTCGGGCTCGACCGGCTCGACGTGCCGGGGCAGACCAGCTACCACGACAACGACTACGCGGCGACCGGGCGGCACGCCGCCGAGGCCATCGCCGGCTACGACTTCCTGGTGGTGCACGTGGAAGCGCCCGACGAGGCGAGCCACGCCGGCGACGCGGCGACGAAGGTGAAGGCGATCGAGGCGATCGACCGGCACGTCGTCGGGCCGGTGGTGGACGCGTTGAAGGCGGCCCGCGGCGACGACGGCGAGTGGCGGGTCCTGGTGATGCCGGATCACCACACCCGCGTGAGCACGCGGATGCACGACCCCACGCCGGTGCCCTTCCTGCTGGCGGGCTACAAGGTCGGCGGCGTCGTGCGGCGGACGCTGACGGAGAAGAACGCGGAGGCGAGCGACCTGCACGTGCAGCACGGGCACGAGCTGATGGAGCTGTTCCTCCGCCGGCCGAAGTGA